The Citrus sinensis cultivar Valencia sweet orange chromosome 4, DVS_A1.0, whole genome shotgun sequence DNA segment ACAATAATCTAATGAAGTCCGGCCacttacatatttatttttgaaaactgCCGGACAAGTTGATAATTACATTTAATACATGCATCCACAATGTCTTCATATGGTTGTACAACAACTGGAGTACTATTGCTGTTATACAGAGGTGCTAAACTGCTAATCTCAAAACGTCATTTGCCACAAGCACCGCAACTACTGATGGCATATCATGTATTACTTACAAATCAACTGATTTTGTATTAATCTTCTGTTTTTCTTATAGTATGAGTATACCGTGGGTGGTACTATTGTTTGCATATTGAAGAAAGCTCACTTATGGTAggatttgtaatttgttttgtgTGGCAAAAGCACCTCTTTGTTTGCCTTCAAATATCTGGGTTGACAGGGACAGAATTTTAAGAAGTGGAACTGTTGATAACAAAGCTAAAAGCTGAAAGTTTCTCATTCTTGTTTCCTGGATTTTTCAGTTTATACAAAATCTACTTTTTGAGTTTCACTATtcatttcctttaatttttcgTAATTAGGTTTCTACTGCATTGTAATGCTGTACACGAGGTTAGACTCCTTGCAAGACATTTCTATTCACTTACTCCTttcatgtgtgtgtgtgttgggggggtgggggtgggAGTACATTTATGGACTCTTTTTGATATTGTGGGATTTGTGTCTGGGTGTGAGTGCACACATTCTGATCGGTAGCTAACTAATGGATGTCATTGCTTGCAGTTTAAAatgtagaaaaataatttgtgtcTGAGTGTGAGTGCACAAATTTTGATCTGTAACTAATTAATGGATATCATTGTCTAAAATGtggaaaaattagtttattctATGCTAGCTTTTCATATCACGCTTTTCATAACATGAGTTGGACTGAGCTCAGTCAGTTGATGCTCCATGTTTTTGATTCATTGAAGGTACTATGAATTGGGACCTGATGATCCACCATATGCTGCCAAGTTTTACGACTGCTGCGGGGCCGAGGATGCGGATGCCTCTGGTTGTATCACTGGCTTCCATGTCtcttatgatgatgattaacATCATTTTTACCTCCTAATCACCTGTAACTATAGATTAAATTTATAGAAATCTCCGTGTCTCCTCCTGTGACCCACATCATTTCCACTGTTCTACCACTGTATAATTCAGGTCTTTCATCAGTTTATCTCTTCATTTctcaacatttttcttttttcttttttttcctggGGTTGATCTGGGATGAATTCGACATGTGCTGCTATGGCCAACTTTCGAGGGATGATGGTAAATCTTAACCCCTTTGCATAAACTTCTGGAATTAGTTGGTCTAGGGAATTTGAAGAGCATATACTGGAAGCCATTGCCTTCCCACATCTTAAGTAAAGAGTAATGCTACTTTGACAGAAATaggtttacaaaattttgacatacTTATGAAATACTAAATTACCTTTCAGTTTATTTACCGATAGCGAATTGGGCTTTTTACATAGTTTTGTAAAACTACTAGACAACTGAgctaaaattatcaattttattttgtattagtAAATAATCAAAGAATCAACCTAAACTTATATTCAGGAAAGAAATAACTACAgaggagaaaaaattaatgaggCGATTGAAAATTACGCCAAAATTAATAGTAAGGCATTTGAGATTGCAGTACAACTTCTCAATAATCATATTATTAGGATCAAttcattttgttattataaGGAGGTTAAAACTTTGTAGAGGTTCAAAATTACTATCTTGACTTCATTACTCTTAGTGTAAGtaagataattaataattaattaatggagcAATGGAGCGTGTCAATTGTATGAAGCTTCAAACATGcttgaatatttcaaaatattttgtctTCAACAAAAAGGTGTGTATATTatcgaattatttttgtaatatacaaataactattattatgtGGAGGCAATTTTAAAGATGTGATaacaattttaaagaataaatcattatctcaaataattttaaaaaatattttttttctatactAAATCTTTTAAAGTAACAAATATGTTTTGCAATacacatataattattattatgtggaGGCAAATTACTAAAGTCGGGATCTAAAACACTTATTACAATTAGAgttaattcttatttataatttacctaaattaaagttaaaattttttatgactaTAAAAGAGTTATTTCTATATAGATAATCACTATAAATATAGAGTATCACTATAAAAAGGTTTTACGATCAATCATCCGTCATAATGAGCACAAGAATGACAAGTTTTGAGTCTCaaataaattctataaaaCACAACCATGGATTAAGATGGTCGGGAAATGGGAATGCAATACAAAGTAATTAATGACACAGTCACAGTGTTTCACTTACACGTGAAGCAAGCGAAACAAGAAGAATCTTAAGAAAAAACACTCACCAGAACGCAAGGTTCAATCCCGGTTTACTACATCAACCTCCATTGCTCAAAGAGGTTGGAAACAGAGACGAAAAGCAATTTGAGTGGCTTCATCCTCCCATTGAAGCCTCAAAACTCATAAAGGTCATGTCCAGCACCTCCAATTCTCAAAAGAGGTTGGAAACAGAGACGAAAAGCATTTTGAGTGGCTTCATCCTCCCATTGAAGCCTTCTCCACCAGTCTTCAACTCCACGAATAAGAATTCTGCGCCCATTTGCACTATTTGAATCGAGTGGAAGCTTTTTAAGCGAATCGCAACCCCAAACTTGCAATACTTTCAGACGTGGGAGAGGCAAGGGCTTCCAGTAAATGCTCTTCAAACGGACCAGTCCCCATAACTCAAGACGCTGGAGTTTTGCAAAAGGGCTGTTTATTATTCCCGTCATCTCAGGAATGTCATCAAACTCTCCAGCACTGATTATTTCTTCCATGTCATCGCAATAGCGTACGGAAATAGACTTGAGGTTTGGAGCAAAAACGAGGAATGTCAAGTGTCTCAAATTTCTGCAAAAGCGTACGGTAACTTTCTCAAGGCTGCGGAAAACATAAGGTTGGCGCGATTTTTGTACCATATCATTGCAGTCAATCTTCAGTCCCTTAATACAACCACAACCATAAAAGTCTAATGTATTGAGCTGCTCTAGATCGGCTAAATCTGCAACATCGATCGACTCCTCCCTATCGAAGCGATGGAGCAAGAGAGCATGAGTACAACTTCGTAACTTCTGTGAGCTCAAAAATGTTTGGTAAGCCTCAAAACTCCTGAAGGAGATCTCCAGTACctctaaatatttcaaaccgaGCAATTCCTCTGCTACATTCTCATGCCAAGAGCTAAGTAAAAAACCAGTAGCAAACATTCTCAACACACGTAACCTTGAAAAATTAGATAACAGTTGCTGTGGAACTACAACTAACTCTTTTGCCCAGaccaaattcaaacatttaagATTTACCAACGCTTTTAAGTCTTCGGGTAACTCTGTAACGCTTGTATTTGAAATATCAAGGAGTTGTAGTGAAACCAACTTTGAGATCCCCATTGGCAACTGCCGTAGCATTATATTATCTGACATCTTCAAAACTGTTAGACAAGACATAGACTGGAAGAAGCCACCGGTGATCGTCCTCAACGGATTACGGTTAAGAAACAAAGTAAGAAGATGAGGGCATGTCGGAACAGTTGGTagattttcaattgaatttttcaTCAATGATAATCTTCTCACCATTTCCCATCCTCTGACATCTGCAGGTGCCTTCGTTAATCCGGAACCTGCATAAACCAAAAAGCCCTCCTTCTCCTTCTCAATCTCACAAGTTATCCACAATGCCATATCGCGGACAACGTCATGCATTTTTACCTGATCATCTTCTACCTCTTCCAATAAACACGCATGAACAAGAGTGCCCACGATGTAGTATCCTTGGTTTTGTGTGCCAAACTTGTCTCCTTCCAAAAACCCCTCGCACATCCAGCAATCAATCAAGTCTCTTTTATCTATGCTGAAATCTTCCGGATATAAACAACAATATAAGAAACAAGATCTGATTGCATCGTTCGGCAAGCAATCATAGCTGAATTTTAAAAGAGGATATACCTCCTTTCCCAAACCTGCAAATTCGGAAGCTGATCTTCTTAAAACTTCAATCGCATATCTCCATTCTTCAGGAGTCTTTTTGTAGGCCATGGCTCGACCAATAGTAATAAGCGCGAGCGGCAATCCACGGCACTCCTTTGCCACAGTTTGAGCTAGTTCAGGAAGACTATGATGACTCTCAATAGTTTCTTCCCCAACTTTCTCTCGAAATAGCTCCCAAGCATCCTCATCAGATAAGCATGCCACTTTAAACATCCTACGAGCTTCCATACCACCACAAACATCAACGAAACGGGTTGTAAATACCACTGCACTATTTTTTGGAAGAGGGACACCAATCTTCTTTAGATCAACCCGCTCCCATAGATCATCCAACAACAAAGCAAACTTCTTCTTGCTTAAAGTCTTGAAGATGTCATGAGCTTTCTCTTCGAGACTTTTGTTCTTCCATGAATCATTACATAGACCTATCTTTTTCCCGATagtttcttgaattttttcaagCTGTAGGTCTTTGGACACCACAACCCAAATCACATAATCAAAATCTTTTGGATTAtcaacaaatttattattgatttggGTTAACAGTGTAGTTTTACCGACACCGCCCATGCCGTATAGGCCAATTATACCAGCTGCAGGTTCTTGTACAAGACATCTCCAAACTTGTTCAAGTTGTGATTGCAAGCCTACCACCGTTGGCTCAGTAGGTCTTTCATCTGCCGCAGATATTAATTCTGGATCTGGCGCGGCCACCTCTTCAAAAACTCCTTCGCCCTTTAAGGCCTTCACATCTCGCAGCCTTTTAACAACTTTTCTACCAAACTTGTAGCTTGACTTGCAGTTCCTGGAGCAGTAGCCTCCAAGACACAATTTGTCAATTTCCTGAGAGCCACCATCTCTTCCCATGAGTTCATCAACTTCAGTTTTAAGAGTCTCCACCCTCGAAAGCCAAACCTGCACTTGGTTCAGCCTCTTCATTTTGTGTTGGTGTTCGGCATTGCGGACCCTCGTCATCACATCGTTCTTTGCAGCGATTAGTTGTTCCAATTCAGTCGTCAAGGCAACAACATTATCTTTGAGGTCAGTTATATATGCCGCTTTGCCAAGAGCGCAGTCTGGGCAACGATTGAACATTGCGCCAACATCGCAAGAGATTTGCAAAATGTTACCCATAATGGATCTCACTTGTATGTATGAATTCAACCAAGAGAGAAACAAAGGAATTTAACTTCACCAGTTTGATGAACAGAAGCTGCTGTCGCGGATTAATTGAGATAGAACATTAGTTATTGAATAATGTAATCAGCTCTGTTTGTACCCAACTTACtaaaaaagtaacaaaaaggaaaattttgcAGCTGGCaaaggaaaaatcaaaggGCATGCTTCCCACATCaagatggtggtggtggtacCATCTTTGTGTTTCCTTGACCTTATCCAATATTCATCATTTTTGGTCCCACCCCATGTGCTTGACAGTTGTTTCgattttatctctttttattcccccctttctttctttctttctttcagaTCAGCATTTTTGTCTTGATTCTTGAATATTTgaatatgtatgtgtgtgtgggcaaataaatatataatatatagtacttcgattttgtttaattttctattgttAACTTGATTATTTGTGgcattaatttaatatgatttACATCTTTTTGGTTGTAGTGTTGATGAGGTTCCTTTATATGAtgacccaattttttttttttttttggtcttcatttgtttaattatgagaaaaataaaatagtaattagATTGGTCAATTCGGGTAAACAATTAATGAACTAATGGAGTATATCTCAATCTCACTCCCCTAGCATAtcataaatttctaaaatttgtctTCAATCGATTAaacattaaatttcaaaattctttaaaaaaaaattcgccAGTACCAAtcctttaaaacatccaaaaagggcaacaaaaaaaaaaaaaaaaaaaacaaactcaTTTATGGGCATATGGTAAAAGCATAGTTCGATTAAAGTTGGGACATGACATGTGGTAGACATGTGGATCGATTGCATATGTTATTTGAGTCGTTGTATCATCGGCTTCACATTATtaataagctttttttttccccaaattcTTCTAAGAATTATGCGTATATTTTTTAGCATAATTGTTGGCTGATCAGAAACTCTCGAAAGCTGGCCTATAATTTAGATTAAACCAACAATTAACACGAGAAGTTAGGCTGGCAGGACAATGGGAACCAACTCAAATCTGGTTCCATTAGCAAGCAGCAGCCAAATTCCGAGATTTTCAACAATTTTGAACCAATCCCAAAGGGAGATTTAGTTGACTATACAAGATTTCTCTTTGTCACTAGCCGTGCATGCCGCttcttaataattaagatCTACATAAATgacttttaattttgtatgatgATCTCTTCCTCTTTGGAACagatactcaaattttattcatcGTGACTGTGCTGATCAAAACCGATATTAACCAATCTTGTATTCAAGTACACTCAACCAATTCTGTTTTCTTACTGAATTGTTTAGAAATAAAGAACTATAATTACCTCcaaaagcaaacaaataataatcaatatgttatatttttttcattgattttttccCCTTTAAATAATGGAGTCCATAGTGCAGTTCTGACTGGCACACATGTACTGAGATATGAAAGTTAATGTACAAAAtggaagaataataatattctgtccgaaattattaattctcaGGTGCAACCTAAATTTAGATGTATCGTTAAaggagtaaaaaaaaaaaaaaagagtcaatCATTGATAGAGCTTCAAGAACTTTGagattttattagtttattttattagaaaaattatcatttgtatacccttagtttacttcattataaaaaatactacaacactttgagggtgtatcaatcgtccatcCAAAGTTGATAAAATGTATCAACTGActaccaaaccgttagttgccgtttaaATATGATGACACTAGGAgagtaatttggtcttttcatatgatacaagtgataatttaagggtatacaagtgacaaaaagagaaattaagggtatacaagtgataatttttaagagtaaaatcatcaatttacTGTAATGctgttaactttcaaacgacaACTAATGGTTTGGTGGTCGGCTAATACATTTTATCAACTAAGGGtagacgattgatacaccctcaaaatgttgtagtatttttgataacagaataaatatagggtatacgaatgataatttcccattttattattagtatttggCTTTTTTCGCTTGCAGGATAGTCGCAACAAATAGATTCTTGAAAATCATATGAGAAAGACAAGCAGCCCAAAAATAAAGTGCCtatatctttaaatttattaatttttattttttaaaaaaaaattgctctacctttttttttttcaaaaccttaactaaaatactaaaattgcaaaaattaGGAACCTGTTCAGGATGATATTCTGAGtcccattttcatttttatttactgaAAATAAGTTGAACAACTATTCGGTATAATGTtctaataaaatgaattatgaaataaaaaataaagattttatttttgtttagtcAATAAGTTGAAGAATGACCTTTTTATGGTTTTGTTGAATTTCAAGAATGGAAGCCATTCTCTCATCTTTATCTTAGTTTAGCGTCCATGGTAATTAAAATGGTTTTTGTATCAAATTGATAAGATTGAAACATCTAATGCTGCAATGGCTTTTgtgattattttaaatttgaagttaaaatttgataaaattaataagttttattgagCAGAAGATGAGTGGAAGgactttttctttgatttttagccgaacaaaaagataaaataaaatgttcaaggacttataaaaaaaaaaaaagtcctcATATTTTGCTTGTACCAATGAAACAGTAGTTGTGAAAAaggattaaaataattaaaataactttttcaaatgagatttttctCTATACTTTATCATAccttttatttgaaaatcttttttcGTAAATAAGTttactgaaaatttttattattaaatgtaatgaacaataaaatttttttataagtgtTTACTGTGTgataccaaaaaataaattgactcTATATAATTCATTGACATAAATATAAACTATATGtttaaggtaaaaaaaaaagtttcaatcCAATGCTATCGAACAAATATTacagtttttatatttaaaatataagtttcaAAAACTCATACCGAACACATACTTATAGTCTTATATTTAGAATACTGGTTTcaaaaacatcatttttatttttatttttgttctataaAAACATCAATTGACAATAACAAAgacaaataattgaaaattttaataagaattaatctaactactctctttaaaaggaaaaaaaatatctaactACACTCactttctaaaaatataaatacatataattacACTAAAACtcgtataaatttttattttatcaagtaAATATgtgattaatatttatttataaaataaatattaattttataatctcaACTCAATGGTCATACCAAGagcatatttaattattttatttttaatctacAATTGAGA contains these protein-coding regions:
- the LOC102630468 gene encoding disease resistance protein SUMM2 isoform X1, with product MGNILQISCDVGAMFNRCPDCALGKAAYITDLKDNVVALTTELEQLIAAKNDVMTRVRNAEHQHKMKRLNQVQVWLSRVETLKTEVDELMGRDGGSQEIDKLCLGGYCSRNCKSSYKFGRKVVKRLRDVKALKGEGVFEEVAAPDPELISAADERPTEPTVVGLQSQLEQVWRCLVQEPAAGIIGLYGMGGVGKTTLLTQINNKFVDNPKDFDYVIWVVVSKDLQLEKIQETIGKKIGLCNDSWKNKSLEEKAHDIFKTLSKKKFALLLDDLWERVDLKKIGVPLPKNSAVVFTTRFVDVCGGMEARRMFKVACLSDEDAWELFREKVGEETIESHHSLPELAQTVAKECRGLPLALITIGRAMAYKKTPEEWRYAIEVLRRSASEFAGLGKEVYPLLKFSYDCLPNDAIRSCFLYCCLYPEDFSIDKRDLIDCWMCEGFLEGDKFGTQNQGYYIVGTLVHACLLEEVEDDQVKMHDVVRDMALWITCEIEKEKEGFLVYAGSGLTKAPADVRGWEMVRRLSLMKNSIENLPTVPTCPHLLTLFLNRNPLRTITGGFFQSMSCLTVLKMSDNIMLRQLPMGISKLVSLQLLDISNTSVTELPEDLKALVNLKCLNLVWAKELVVVPQQLLSNFSRLRVLRMFATGFLLSSWHENVAEELLGLKYLEVLEISFRSFEAYQTFLSSQKLRSCTHALLLHRFDREESIDVADLADLEQLNTLDFYGCGCIKGLKIDCNDMVQKSRQPYVFRSLEKVTVRFCRNLRHLTFLVFAPNLKSISVRYCDDMEEIISAGEFDDIPEMTGIINSPFAKLQRLELWGLVRLKSIYWKPLPLPRLKVLQVWGCDSLKKLPLDSNSANGRRILIRGVEDWWRRLQWEDEATQNAFRLCFQPLLRIGGAGHDLYEF
- the LOC102630468 gene encoding probable disease resistance protein At5g63020 isoform X2 translates to MGNILQISCDVGAMFNRCPDCALGKAAYITDLKDNVVALTTELEQLIAAKNDVMTRVRNAEHQHKMKRLNQVQVWLSRVETLKTEVDELMGRDGGSQEIDKLCLGGYCSRNCKSSYKFGRKVVKRLRDVKALKGEGVFEEVAAPDPELISAADERPTEPTVVGLQSQLEQVWRCLVQEPAAGIIGLYGMGGVGKTTLLTQINNKFVDNPKDFDYVIWVVVSKDLQLEKIQETIGKKIGLCNDSWKNKSLEEKAHDIFKTLSKKKFALLLDDLWERVDLKKIGVPLPKNSAVVFTTRFVDVCGGMEARRMFKVACLSDEDAWELFREKVGEETIESHHSLPELAQTVAKECRGLPLALITIGRAMAYKKTPEEWRYAIEVLRRSASEFAGLGKEVYPLLKFSYDCLPNDAIRSCFLYCCLYPEDFSIDKRDLIDCWMCEGFLEGDKFGTQNQGYYIVGTLVHACLLEEVEDDQVKMHDVVRDMALWITCEIEKEKEGFLVYAGSGLTKAPADVRGWEMVRRLSLMKNSIENLPTVPTCPHLLTLFLNRNPLRTITGGFFQSMSCLTVLKMSDNIMLRQLPMGISKLVSLQLLDISNTSVTELPEDLKALVNLKCLNLVWAKELVVVPQQLLSNFSRLRVLRMFATGFLLSSWHENVAEELLGLKYLEVLEISFRSFEAYQTFLSSQKLRSCTHALLLHRFDREESIDVADLADLEQLNTLDFYGCGCIKGLKIDCNDMVQKSRQPYVFRSLEKVTVRFCRNLRHLTFLVFAPNLKSISVRYCDDMEEIISAGEFDDIPEMTGIINSPFAKLQRLELWGLVRLKSIYWKPLPLPRLKVLQVWGCDSLKKLPLDSNSANGRRILIRGVEDWWRRLQWEDEATQNAFRLCFQPL